TTTCCGGGCTGGACAGGTTCCCTAATGGTTTTTTTTTTTTTTGGCTCAAACATTTTTTAAATTTTTGTTTTATAGTATATATTGTTGAATCTCTACAAAGATGTGACCATGGAGAAGATATGCTAAATAAAAAAATAGAACGCTGGGGGCTGTGGCTCGGTCCGATAATTGGGCTGGGAGTTATAGTCTTTGGAGATCTCAAGCCTGGGCATCCGGAGGTGACACATACGGCAGGTGTGGCCTGCTGGATGGCGGTTTGGTGGATGACAGAGGCCGTGCCTTTGGCTGCGACGGCACTGTTGCCCGTGGTGCTGTTTCCCCTGCTGGGTATTATGAGCGGGCAAGAGGTTGCGCCACTTTATTTGAATCATATTATTTTTTTGTTTGTCGGTGGTTTTATGGTGGCATTGGGCATGCAACGCTGGAATTTACACCGGCGAATTGCCCTGCGCTTGCTGCTCCTTTTTGGAGGGTGTCCCCGATGTATCCTGACGGGTTTTATGCTGGTAACGGCGTTTTTGTCCATGTGGATTTCCAATACGGCGACAACGATGATGATGGTGCCTATTGCGCTTGCAATTGTGGTTAGAATGGAAGAGCAGGGTGTGGCATCTGGTTCTTTTGGCACGGCGGTGTTTCTGGGGGTGGCTTATGCGGCTTCAATTGGTGGGAGTGCAACGCTTGTGGGTACGCCGACCAATTTGTCTTTTGTGAGGATTTTATCGATTCATTTTGCAGAAGTTCCCGAGATTTCATTTGCGATGTGGTTTGCTTTTGCTCTGCCTCTGGCATGTGTGATGCTCGTTTGTGCGTGGGGTGCGCTTTGCCTTGTTTTTGGCATTCGCGGTCGCGGCGATGATATTGATCTGAGTGTGGTGCGCGCGCAATATGCCGAGTTGGGGCCGATGTCATTTGCCGAGAAGGTCGTGCTGGCCGATTTTGTATTGTTGGCGCTGTTGTGGTTGTCGAGACGCCCCATTCAAATTGGCGATTGGACGCTGCCGGGCTGGTCTCAGTTTTTCGAATCTGGCGGATTGATAACCGATGGGTCGGTTGCTATGGCAATGGCTCTGATTTTATTTGTCGTGCCCGCGCGGGATGGCGCGAAATCCAGGGTGATGGATTGGCAAACGGCTGGCAATGTGCCCTGGCATATTGTTTTGCTGATTGGCGGTGGATTTGCTCTGGCAAGTGGGTTTAAGGAGTCGGGGTTGTCGCTCTGGTGCGCGCAGCAGTTGGAGGGTATGGGGCGCTTGCATCCTCTGTTTTTGGTCGGTGGTTTGTGTGTGATGATGACTTTTTTGACAGAGTTGACTTCCAATACGGCAACGGCAGAGATGTTTCTTCCGGTTTTAGCGGCGTTATCTGTGGCGGTGGGTCTCAATCCATTGTTGCTGATGATTCCAGCCACGTTGTCGTGTTCTTGTGCGTTTATGTTGCCGGTAGCTACGCCGCCCAATGCAATTGTGTTTGGCACGGATAGAATTTCTATGCGCGATATGGCGCGCGTGGGCGTGGGGTTGAATTTAATAGGGGCTGTGATGATTACTGCTGCGATTGCTGTTGTTGGTCGCGTTGTGCTGGGTATTGAACTTGGGGTGATGCCCGATTGGGCGAAAATTCAATAGGCGGGAGGTAGCGTCAATCCGCGACCTGTGACTCGCGGGTTGCAATGCGCGATAGTATTTCGCCATTGCGCGTGAGGTCTTGCGCCCGTACCATGCGCGCATAGAGTCCATCTCGGTCGATGAGGGAACTGTGGTTGCCCGTTTCGACCACGCGCCCTTCGTCGATTACAGCAATGGTGGGTGACCGGCGCACAGTGGAGAGGCGATGGGCAATGACGAGGGTGGTGCGATTTTGCGTGAGGCGATAAAGGGCTTCTTGAATAAGTGCCTCGGTTTCAACGTCCACAGAAGATGTGGCTTCATCAAGGATGAGGATGGGGGCGTCTTTAAGCAGTGCTCGGGCTATGGAGAGGCGTTGTTTTTCACCGCCGGATAATCGCACGCCTCGTTCTCCAATCACGGTGTCATATCCTTTGGGCAGGTCGCGAATAAAGGCATGGGCATTGGCTGCTTGTGCGGCTTCTCGAACTGTGCGTTCGGTCGCATCTGGACGACCAAAGATCAGATTTTCATATACTGTGCCGTGAAATAAAAAGACGTCTTGAAGGACTGAGGCGATATTTTGGCGCACAAAAGAGAGGGGTAGATCGCGCAGGTCATATCCGCCAATGCGAACCGCGCCTTGTTGGGGGTCATAAAATCGGGGCAAGAGGTTGGCAAGGGTTGATTTGCCCGCGCCCGTGGGTCCGACGAGTGCGAGAATATCTCCTTCATCAATGTACAGGTCAATGTCGTGTAAGACGGGTGTGTTGGGATCATAGCCAAATGTGAGTGCGTCAATGTCGATATCCCATGTGATGGTTTTGGGCACGGTTACACCGGGCGCATCGGTAATTTCCGGACGGATGGCGAGGAGTTGAAAAACGCGTTCTGTGCTGGCGGCGGCTTTTTGCAATACATCGTT
This portion of the Gemmatimonadota bacterium genome encodes:
- a CDS encoding SLC13/DASS family transporter; the protein is MLNKKIERWGLWLGPIIGLGVIVFGDLKPGHPEVTHTAGVACWMAVWWMTEAVPLAATALLPVVLFPLLGIMSGQEVAPLYLNHIIFLFVGGFMVALGMQRWNLHRRIALRLLLLFGGCPRCILTGFMLVTAFLSMWISNTATTMMMVPIALAIVVRMEEQGVASGSFGTAVFLGVAYAASIGGSATLVGTPTNLSFVRILSIHFAEVPEISFAMWFAFALPLACVMLVCAWGALCLVFGIRGRGDDIDLSVVRAQYAELGPMSFAEKVVLADFVLLALLWLSRRPIQIGDWTLPGWSQFFESGGLITDGSVAMAMALILFVVPARDGAKSRVMDWQTAGNVPWHIVLLIGGGFALASGFKESGLSLWCAQQLEGMGRLHPLFLVGGLCVMMTFLTELTSNTATAEMFLPVLAALSVAVGLNPLLLMIPATLSCSCAFMLPVATPPNAIVFGTDRISMRDMARVGVGLNLIGAVMITAAIAVVGRVVLGIELGVMPDWAKIQ
- a CDS encoding ABC transporter ATP-binding protein, with amino-acid sequence MTFIKQIYDLLEGRRLFMACCIACGLIFAAANLIPPLLIRKLIQWLTEAKPAGDLIEVSLLLLGIYLLRGVSRYGYGFFSHVTAYRVMHALMTRVYKHLQNLSHSFFNRQRTGNLMARSINDIEAIEDFIAHGIPETALATVIPISMIAVLFYLNPELALIAILPIPLMAFLVYRYVSKVRAMWHAVRERLSELAALVQDNMSGIAVIKSFARERECAHQVTHRSATFHDRLIKANTVSLLPAGIIEATGGLGIVLVIWSGGNMALSDSISVADLFVFIVYMGHIYQPFLQLASFNDVLQKAAASTERVFQLLAIRPEITDAPGVTVPKTITWDIDIDALTFGYDPNTPVLHDIDLYIDEGDILALVGPTGAGKSTLANLLPRFYDPQQGAVRIGGYDLRDLPLSFVRQNIASVLQDVFLFHGTVYENLIFGRPDATERTVREAAQAANAHAFIRDLPKGYDTVIGERGVRLSGGEKQRLSIARALLKDAPILILDEATSSVDVETEALIQEALYRLTQNRTTLVIAHRLSTVRRSPTIAVIDEGRVVETGNHSSLIDRDGLYARMVRAQDLTRNGEILSRIATRESQVAD